TTGAGCTCGACGAATTCGCACACGCCTATCCGGACCAGCTCTCTGGTGGAATGCGCTCGCGTGTGGCATTTCTGCGGACGATGCTCGCTGAACCCACATTGATCGCACTGGATGAGCCGTTCGGCGCCCTTGATTCCATGACGCGCGCCGGCATTCAACGGTGGTTGGTCAGCGCCGCCCGGCAGCGCGCACTGTCGATCCTGCTGGTCACGCACGATGTGGAAGAGGCCATTACCCTTGCTGACAGGGTTCTTGTCATGTCCGCTCGGCCGGGTCGCATTGTCGCAGATTACCCCATTGATCTGCCTAACCGCACCGATCCCAATCTGCGCACAGATCCCCGGTTCTTACACGCACTCACCAGTATCAGAGTCGCCCTCGAACAAGGGGCAGAAAGAAGGTAGCAATGAACCTCGTCAGAATTCGTCTGGAATACGTCGTGACGTGGCCCAACCACGCCGGCCTGTTCGTGGCACGCAAGAAAGGCTTGTATGCCGACCAGGATCTGGACGTCGACATCTCCTGGGACGGTTTTGACCGTGGCACGCCCGCTGAACTGACCGCCCGCGGCGAATTCCAGTTCGCCTCGATCCGCTTGGGCGAGCTGCTCGAAACCCGGAAGACTGATCACCCCTTTGTTGCGGTCGCCACATTCAACCAGAACCAGCTTGGCGGCGTCATTACGTTGAAGTCCAAGGGCATCACCCGCTTCCGTGACCTGGAAGGCAAGCATGTGTCGATCCCACCGGTGGGACGCCTGACTGAAATGGTCAAGGAAGCTGTCGAAAAGGACGGGGGAGACTACTCGAAGGTCATCGTGGAAGATCCTGGCGTGTTCGAGCCGGACATCCGCGCAGTCGAAAAAGGTCA
The sequence above is a segment of the Schaalia radingae genome. Coding sequences within it:
- a CDS encoding ABC transporter ATP-binding protein — encoded protein: MLHINDVSKQFQVPPTLALDRISATLYPHQTVAIVGPSGCGKSTLLRIVSGLDHATSGQLEWQVDNPHVALMPQNDGLFQWRTVVDNVALPLFIHKLPPATARQAALDLLAQFELDEFAHAYPDQLSGGMRSRVAFLRTMLAEPTLIALDEPFGALDSMTRAGIQRWLVSAARQRALSILLVTHDVEEAITLADRVLVMSARPGRIVADYPIDLPNRTDPNLRTDPRFLHALTSIRVALEQGAERR
- a CDS encoding ABC transporter substrate-binding protein, with protein sequence MNLVRIRLEYVVTWPNHAGLFVARKKGLYADQDLDVDISWDGFDRGTPAELTARGEFQFASIRLGELLETRKTDHPFVAVATFNQNQLGGVITLKSKGITRFRDLEGKHVSIPPVGRLTEMVKEAVEKDGGDYSKVIVEDPGVFEPDIRAVEKGHYDAIFNVLGWEAYQGSEDFGQVVQISFDDIEVTPHHAYFLCVEESYLREHGDTVRSFLQATGKGYDFARDNQDETIQLIASTMCASEEDTLKASLAFMAPTWHAPSGQWGQMDEGVIRSYTQWMVDNGFTTATMDDIDGAWTNDYLQ